One Rosa chinensis cultivar Old Blush chromosome 5, RchiOBHm-V2, whole genome shotgun sequence genomic region harbors:
- the LOC112201683 gene encoding protein ETHYLENE INSENSITIVE 3, with product MIMMFDEMGFCGDLDFISTTPGGEVAIPQAETEATVEDDYTDDEIDVDELERRMWRDKMRLKRLREQTTKGGKEVIVTAKQRQSQEQARRKKMSRAQDGILKYMLKMMEVCKAQGFVYGIIPEKGKPVTGASDNLREWWKDKVRFDRNGPAAISKYQADNAVPGRNDGCNPIGPTPHTLQELQDTTLGSLLSALMQHCDPPQRRFPLEKGVPPPWWPTANEEWWPELGLPKDQGPPPYKKPHDLKKAWKVGVLTAVIKHMSPDIAKIRKLVRQSKCLQDKMTAKESSTWLAIINQEESLARELYPNSCPPLSTAGASGSLVINDCSEYDVEGAEDEPNFDVQECKPDNLHSSNFGMEIMREGLQVHQPTSFPVKGEVITNLDFMRKRKPSSDLNMVVDQKIYTCEFVQCPYSEFRHGFHDRTSRDNHQLSCPFSNRSSEFGASNFLVNEIKPVIFPQSFVQTKAAAPSAKPVPPSFDLSGGVPEDGQKMISELMSFYDSNVQGDKNANPNSSATNGQNFSQPKVAHQQDEYFRGQGVRLDGNFFEESNISSNHHLFPREEGQFEQFKVVSSPFETNHNSNFPMMFGSPFDLASFDYKEDLQGLALPMEKQSETSIWFQ from the coding sequence ATGATCATGATGTTCGACGAAATGGGATTTTGTGGTGATCTAGATTTTATATCTACAACTCCTGGGGGAGAAGTGGCCATCCCACAGGCTGAAACCGAGGCCACCGTGGAGGATGATTATACTGATGATGAGATAGATGTAGATGAGCTTGAGAGAAGGATGTGGAGAGATAAAATGCGTCTCAAGAGACTCAGAGAACAGACGACTAAGGGTGGTAAGGAAGTGATTGTCACTGCAAAGCAGAGGCAGTCTCAAGAGCAGgcaaggaggaagaagatgtcGAGGGCCCAAGATGGGATTTTGAAGTACATGTTGAAGATGATGGAAGTTTGCAAAGCCCAAGGCTTTGTCTATGGTATTATTCCAGAGAAGGGAAAACCAGTTACTGGGGCATCAGACAATCTTCGTGAATGGTGGAAGGACAAGGTCAGGTTTGATCGTAATGGACCAGCAGCTATATCCAAGTATCAAGCTGATAATGCAGTTCCCGGCAGGAACGATGGGTGCAACCCAATTGGTCCAACCCCTCACACCTTGCAAGAGCTTCAAGACACCACTCTGGGTTCTCTCTTGTCAGCACTTATGCAGCATTGTGATCCTCCACAGAGGCGGTTTCCTTTAGAGAAAGGTGTTCCACCACCCTGGTGGCCCACTGCGAATGAGGAATGGTGGCCTGAACTGGGTTTGCCCAAGGATCAGGGTCCTCCACCATACAAGAAGCCACATGACTTGAAAAAGGCATGGAAGGTGGGTGTTCTCACTGCAGTTATTAAGCATATGTCCCCTGATATTGCCAAGATTCGTAAGCTTGTGAGGCAATCTAAATGCTTGCAAGACAAGATGACAGCTAAGGAGAGTTCTACCTGGCTGGCCATCATCAACCAAGAAGAGTCCCTGGCTCGAGAGCTTTATCCAAATTCATGCCCCCCTTTGTCTACAGCTGGAGCCAGTGGATCTTTGGTGATTAATGACTGCAGTGAGTATGATGTTGAAGGGGCTGAAGATGAGCCAAACTTTGATGTTCAGGAGTGTAAGCCTGATAATCTTCATTCATCGAATTTTGGGATGGAAATAATGAGGGAAGGGCTTCAAGTCCATCAACCCACTTCTTTTCCAGTTAAAGGAGAAGTCATCACAAACTTGGATTTCATGAGGAAAAGGAAGCCTTCAAGCGATCTAAACATGGTGGTGGATCAGAAGATCTACACCTGTGAGTTCGTTCAGTGTCCTTACAGCGAATTCCGTCATGGTTTTCATGACAGAACTTCCAGGGACAATCATCAATTGAGTTGCCCATTCAGTAACAGGTCTTCTGAGTTCGGGGCATCTAATTTCCTTGTTAATGAGATTAAACCAGTCATCTTCCCTCAATCCTTTGTCCAAACCAAGGCAGCAGCTCCTTCCGCCAAGCCGGTGCCACCATCCTTTGATCTATCAGGAGGAGTTCCAGAGGATGGGCAGAAAATGATCAGCGAGCTTATGTCTTTCTATGATAGTAATGTTCAAGGTGACAAGAATGCAAATCCGAACAGTTCAGCGACCAATGGTCAGAACTTTTCTCAGCCTAAAGTTGCACATCAACAGGATGAATACTTCCGTGGTCAAGGAGTTAGGTTGGATGGGAATTTCTTTGAAGAATCCAACATCTCCAGTAATCATCACTTGTTTCCTCGAGAGGAAGGTCAATTCGAGCAGTTTAAGGTCGTGAGTTCTCCATTTGAGACCAACCATAACAGTAACTTTCCTATGATGTTTGGGTCCCCATTTGACTTGGCCTCTTTTGATTACAAAGAAGATCTACAAGGGCTGGCATTGCCAATGGAGAAGCAGTCGGAGACTTCAATCTGGTTCCAGTGA